Below is a genomic region from bacterium.
AATGGAAGAACCTCGTCGAGCGCGCCGAGACCGAGAGCTGGTCCTGCCGCGACTTCCTCGTCACCCTCCTGACCGAAGAGATCGCGCAGCGGCAGCAGACGCGGCTACAGCGTGCGACCCGCGACGCGCACTTCCCCTTCCTCAAGACCGTGGAAGACTTCGACTTCTCGCTCCAAAGCTCCTTGCGCAGGCAACTGTTAGGCAGTTACCTCGGGCCGGAACTTGTCAGCGAGGGGCGCAACGCGATCCTCTTTGGCAAGAGCGGCCGCGGCAAGACCCACTTGGCCGTCGCCATCGCCTACCGCGCCATCCATAACGGCTTCACCGCCCTCTTCCGCACCGCAACTTCCCTCATCGAGGAGCTGTCCGTCGCCACGGCCAAGGGCAAGCTCCGCGAGGCACTGACAGCCTACCTCCAACCCCACGTGCTCGTCGTCGACGAGGTCGGCTACCTGACCTACGGACCCGACGCTGCCAACGTGCTCTTCCACGTCGTCAACGAACGGCACCAAAGACGCCGTCCGATCATCTTCACCACGAACAAGTCCCCCTTGACGACGTGGGGACAGGTACTTCACGATCAGGATCTCGCGGAGGCGATCGTGGACCGGGTGCTG
It encodes:
- a CDS encoding AAA family ATPase, giving the protein MSKRTTAAPLPFEPESVDLDTMLKRLNLANTRREWKNLVERAETESWSCRDFLVTLLTEEIAQRQQTRLQRATRDAHFPFLKTVEDFDFSLQSSLRRQLLGSYLGPELVSEGRNAILFGKSGRGKTHLAVAIAYRAIHNGFTALFRTATSLIEELSVATAKGKLREALTAYLQPHVLVVDEVGYLTYGPDAANVLFHVVNERHQRRRPIIFTTNKSPLTTWGQVLHDQDLAEAIVDRVLERGRLIVLDGPSYRTRHLDSPEGRAATEHAARISGKHRPEFPEPTPGAALPSAQLAGGGQAGDRTTAFLPPIPLGDAR